The Anguilla anguilla isolate fAngAng1 chromosome 4, fAngAng1.pri, whole genome shotgun sequence genome has a window encoding:
- the LOC118226604 gene encoding mast cell protease 1A-like, with amino-acid sequence MSAPLLTPLVVGLLIALAQAAHQDSGIVNGREAQPHSRPYMVFVQGNKHACGGFLVSNSFVMTAAHCLEWGENLTVLLGAHDISKKRKSIWAEVKFYHIHPGYDAATLENDIMLLQLKTAVQKSKEVKWISLPKRDKDIKPKTLCSVAGWGAIKSNGAISPRLQEVNVSVVDRKLCQKIWKSPITNRMVCAGGSADNRGFCQGDSGGPLVCKDTAVGIVSFNEAGNCNTPKKPDVYTQISKYLPWVKCIISSIK; translated from the exons ATGTCTGCACCTCTCCTGACTCCCCTGGTAGTGGGTCTCCTGATTGCCTTGGCACAAGCAG CCCACCAGGACTCAGGCATTGTGAATGGCAGGGAGGCTCAGCCACACTCCAGACCTTACATGGTCTTTGTGCAAGGGAACAAGCACGCCTGTGGAGGTTTCCTGGTGTCCAACTCCTTCGTAATGACGGCAGCACATTGCCTGGAGTG GGGAGAGAACCTGACAGTTCTGCTTGGGGCCCATGACATTTCTAAGAAACGAAAGTCAATCTGGGCTGAAGTAAAATTCTACCACATCCACCCTGGGTACGATGCTGCAACACTGGAGAATGACATCATGCTGTTGCAG CTCAAGACTGCAGTTCAGAAGAGCAAAGAAGTGAAGTGGATCTCCCTGCCAAAGAGAGATAAAGACATCAAGCCCAAAACGCTCTGCAGTGTGGCAGGATGGGGGGCCATCAAATCGAATGGGGCCATAAGCCCACGCCTTCAGGAAGTCAATGTGAGCGTCGTGGACCGAAAGCTGTGccaaaaaatatggaaaagtCCAATCACAAACAGGATGGTGTGTGCTGGGGGAAGTGCCGACAACAGAGGCTTCTGTCAG GGGGATTCAGGAGGTCCTCTGGTGTGTAAGGACACAGCGGTGGGCATCGTGTCCTTCAATGAAGCTGGAAACTGCAACACACCTAAAAAACCGGATGTTTACACTCAAATATCCAAgtacctgccctgggtcaagtgTATCATAAGCAGTATAAAGTGA